A portion of the Toxotes jaculatrix isolate fToxJac2 chromosome 16, fToxJac2.pri, whole genome shotgun sequence genome contains these proteins:
- the LOC121195831 gene encoding carnitine O-acetyltransferase-like, with amino-acid sequence MWGICSRTMRKVGMVKPCGLVKPNHLVKPVSATRVAGRYLTHQQGLPSLPVPLLQQTCERYITALEPIVEVDELKHTKELVQEFQKAGGVGERLQRGLEKRARNTENWLSQWWVQVAYLEYRLPVVVHSSPGLVLPRMNFNDKHGQIRFAAKLIAGVLDFKTMIDNETLPVEYLGGKPLCMNQYYEVLSSCRIPGLKRDSVVNHAKSSPPPKHITVVHNYQFFVLDVYSSDGTPLTVDQLCVQLDRICSSSQQTDVEPVGILTTQHRDSWGKAYVNLIKDKTNKESVSAIQRSIFTVCLDGAMPHMSDEMSRSSAAVQMLHGGGTQWNSGNRWFDKTLQFIIGENGSCGANYEHAPAEGPPIVALIDHVVEYTRKPEMVQTPMVPLPMPQKLHFSITPEIKKDIEEAKQSMNILAQDLDMRVMVFGHFGKNVPKTHKMSPDAFIQIALQLAYYRMYQCCCATYESASLRMFRLGRTDTIRSASSASFAFVKAFDDPSKQNTEKVDLMEKAVKAHRAYTNMAISGQAIDRHLLGLKMQAVDEKLSMPDIFKDAAYAKALHYQLSTSQVPSKTDCVMCFGPVVPNGYGVCYNPMNDHINFAVSSFNTCKETNAAHLARAVEEALLDMRTVLEQTPKAKL; translated from the exons ATGTGGGGCATTTGCAGCAGAACTATG AGGAAGGTGGGGATGGTGAAACCCTGTGGCTTAGTGAAACCAAATCACTTGGTGAAGCCTGTATCAGCAACTCGGGTTGCTGGCAGATACCTCACCCACCAGCAGGGCCTTCCCAGTCTGCCCGTCCCCCTGCTGCAACAGACCTGTGAGCGCTACATCACCGCCCTGGAGCCCATTGTGGAGGTGGATGAGCTGAAGCACACGAAAGAGCTGGTGCAGGAGTTTCAGAAAGCAGGAGGGGTTGGAGAGAGACTGCAGAGAGGCCTGGAAAAGAGAGCACGCAACACAGAGAACTGG ttGTCACAGTGGTGGGTGCAGGTTGCTTATCTTGAGTACCGGTTGCCCGTGGTGGTCCATTCAAGTCCCGGGCTGGTGTTGCCTCGCATGAACTTCAACGATAAGCACGGACAAATAAG GTTTGCTGCCAAACTGATAGCAGGTGTTTTGGACTTTAAGACAATGATTGACAA CGAGACACTACCAGTGGAGTACCTGGGAGGAAAGCCCCTGTGTATGAATCAGTATTACGAAGTGCTGTCATCCTGTCGTATCCCTGGTCTGAAGAGAGATTCTGTGGTGAACCACGCCAAGAGCTCACCGCCCCCCAAACACATCACTGTGGTGCACAACTATCAG TTCTTCGTGCTGGACGTATACAGCAGTGATGGGACTCCGCTGACGGTCGATCAGCTCTGCGTTCAGCTGGACagaatctgcagctcctctcaACAGACTGACGTGGAGCCCGTTGGCATCCTGACCACCCAGCATCGGGACTCCTGGGGCAAGGCCTACGTCAACCTCATCAAGG ATAAGACCAACAAAGAATCTGTGTCAGCTATCCAAAGAAGCATCTTCACCGTGTGTTTGGATGGAGCGATGCCTCACATGTCTGATGAGATGTCCCGCAGCTCTGCTGCCGTCCAGATGCTGCACGGAGGAGGCACCCAGTGGAACAGTGGCAACCGCTGGTTTGACAAGACGCTGCAG tttattattGGAGAAAACGGGTCGTGCGGTGCAAACTATGAGCACGCCCCAGCTGAAGGCCCACCTATTGTGGCCTTGATCGACCACGTCGTAGAATACAC GAGGAAGCCAGAGATGGTGCAGACTCCCATGGTGCCTTTGCCCATGCCCCAGAAACTACACTTCAGTATCACCCCTGAGATCAAGAAGGACATTGAGGAGGCCAAGCAGAGTATGAACAT ACTGGCCCAAGACCTGGATATGAGGGTCATGGTATTTGGCCACTTTGGGAAAAATGTCCCAAAGACCCACAAGATGAGCCCAGATGCCTTCATACAGATAGCGCTACAGCTGGCCTACTACAG GATGTACCAGTGCTGCTGTGCCACATATGAAAGTGCCTCCCTGCGTATGTTCAGACTGGGCCGTACAGACACAATCCGATCAGCTTCAAGTGCCTCATTTGCGTTTGTCAAGGCCTTTGATGACCCCAGCAAACAG aacacagagaagGTCGATCTCATGGAGAAAGCTGTAAAAGCACACAGGGCGTACACTAACATG gCAATCAGTGGCCAGGCTATAGACAGACACCTCCTGGGACTTAAGATGCAGGCTGTTGATGAAAAACTCTCCATGCCTGATATCTTCAAAGATGCTGCCTACGCAAAAGCCTTGCATTACCAGCTGTCTACAAGTCAG GTACCGTCCAAGACGGACTGCGTCATGTGTTTCGGTCCAGTCGTGCCCAACGGATACGGCGTGTGCTACAACCCTATGAACGATCAC ATCAACTTTGCTGTGTCATCTTTCAACACCTGCAAAGAGACTAACGCAGCACATCTGGCCCGAGCTGTGGAGGAAGCACTGTTAGACATGAGGACGGTGCTGGAACAAACCCCAAAAGCCAAATTGTAA
- the LOC121195830 gene encoding leukemia inhibitory factor receptor-like isoform X1 → MIALLLLVSLFCKSTQDGNGQENGFLHCGPQNLNLTSSDQTILVTWEDDPSCSAVHDRLIYELVVLMADKQVHSDEVIVMPDQIGSTHFWNWTSHLALECVSHSVRLSSQYKNYKSPWEREQTLPGKENLKKPEVYPRDKVFKVGSKATFCCVLPAGQTFKRMYLNGYSDTNASTTKISNRTYAWTVHLNQPSTRSCNDVICEALDQHAGKTDGGACATIDYPPGDKDLQCETRDLESVKCHWTVGRKADLLPLKKIHYELLGSPCANGSQGICSQNVKVNVGEKNWTLTAENKVGKVELTDTADLTKRVHMCAPEGLTAPSVNARNISLEWVLPVQQYKNLNIRCQVNVSYGRTNTMSEPFGVGLSFAVLTDLIPNWMYNVTVRCATAQDFWKWSDWSTRFSFHTKGDVPDALDVWMHRKDNQILIFWKKPLDNQSHGHILHYTVTWAKTTETKHKNRTQVASNEHHLELSLDTTEELIVTVTASNLNGSSSPSAITIPRFTPDTTRVNTSRIVGSNGSFRLSWSASPSASCGYIVDWCPISDHWSMEWLKVPPYETSASIFSKNLKDGVRNNLSIYACTQGAPLLLEKREGYVREKRIQDVFKSPDWNQQSSNVEVSWAPISLTEQTAFINGYILYWSGNNDKVFNVSTEVLPKLICLITFLTSLRVGDNPKATSLTTKNLEIGSYNFTLKALTAVGECGAIYYSTTFNSPTDNLIKAILISLVTVFSLLSLIMFFCYRHWACIKQKVYPPIPNPLLTDKWWSSLSEQGCRPLGVHQCHYSEADIMDVPQLYSQSGAPVNGYVSHENMPFVFAQTPKGYYNQPLKKCTPPPLILPPAGIPSQSGLPSTSFRGMFPNPSYNLMMQNGDQQSNPGPEPQERTCLERDSSGYQPQSHSETFTLNTAEDDPDSPMSCVSTYILLP, encoded by the exons ATGATCGCTTTGTTGTTACTGGTCTCGCTGTTCTGCAAGAGCACACAGGATGGAAACGGACAAGAAAATG GTTTTTTGCATTGTGGACCTCAGAATCTGAATCTTACCAGCTCTGACCAGACGATCCTGGTAACATGGGAGGACGACCCTTCGTGTTCTGCAGTACATGACAGGCTGATCTATGAACTTGTGGTTCTCATGGCAGACAAGCAAGTACATTCT gaTGAAGTTATTGTGATGCCGGATCAGATAGGATCTACTCACTTCTGGAACTGGACGTCCCATTTGGCCCTGGAATGTGTTTCCCACTCAGTCAGGCTCAGTTCCCAATACAAAAACTATAAAAGCCCATGGGAACGAGAGCAGACTCTTCCAG gaaaagaaaacttaaaaaaaccAGAGGTTTATCCACGGGACAAAGTGTTTAAGGTTGGCAGCAAAGCCAccttctgctgtgttctgccaGCAGGGCAAACTTTTAAAAGAATGTACTTGAATGGGTATAGTGACACTAATGCGAGCACTACCAAGATCAGCAATCGGACCTATGCCTGGACTGTCCACCTGAACCAGCCATCAACTCGCAGTTGCAATGATGTTATTTGTGAAGCTCTCGACCAGCACGCCGGTAAGACGGATGGTGGGGCTTGTGCTACTATTGACT ACCCACCTGGTGATAAGGATCTTCAGTGCGAAACCCGGGACCTGGAATCAGTCAAATGTCATTGGACAGTAGGCAGAAAGGCAGACCTGCTCCccctaaaaaaaatacattatgaGCTTCTTGGAAg TCCATGTGCAAATGGATCTCAGGGGATATGCTCACAAAACGTGAAAGTGAATGTTGGCGAGAAAAACTGGACATTAACTGCAGAAAATAAGGTTGGGAAGGTGGAgctcacagacacagcagatCTCACTAAAAGAG TGCACATGTGTGCTCCAGAGGGACTGACAGCTCCATCTGTGAATGCCAGGAATATCAGCTTGGAGTGGGTTTTGCCTGTGCAACAGTACAAAAATCTCAATATAAGATGCCAAGTAAACGTTAGCTATGGTCGAACAAATACCATG AGTGAACCCTTTGGAGTTGGCCTTAGTTTTGCAGTTTTGACCGACTTGATACCAAACTGGATGTACAATGTGACCGTACGATGTGCAACAGCGCAAGATTTCTGGAAATGGAGTGACTGGAGCACGAGATTTAGCTTCCACACAAAGGGAGATG ttccagatgctcttgaTGTGTGGATGCACAGGAAGGATAATCAGATTCTAATCTTTTGGAAA AAGCCACTGGATAACCAAAGCCATGGACACATCCTACATTATACAGTGACCTGGGCAAAgaccacagagacaaaacacaaaaacagaacccAAGTGGCTTCCAACGAGCACCACCTTGAACTAAGCCTGGACACCACTGAAGAGCTTATTGTCACGGTGACAGCTAGCAATCTGAATGGCAGCTCATCCCCATCAGCTATCACCATCCCCCGCTTCACTCCAG acacaacCAGAGTGAACACTTCCCGGATTGTTGGCAGTAATGGCAGCTTCAGATTGTCCTGGTCTGCCAGTCCTTCAGCAAGCTGTGGCTACATAGTGGACTGGTGTCCCATCTCAGATCATTGGAGCATGGAGTGGCTGAAAGTGCCTCCATATGAAACTAGTGCCAGTATATTTTCAA AGAACTTGAAAGATGGAGTGAGAAACAATTTGTCCATATACGCCTGCACTCAGGGTGCTCCACTGCTGCTAGAAAAAAGAGAGGGCTACGTCAGGGAGAAAA GAATCCAGGATGTCTTTAAATCACCGGATTGGAACCAGCAGAGTTCAAATGTTGAGGTATCCTGGGCTCCGATATCTCTAACAGAACAGACTGCTTTCATCAATGGCTACATTCTCTACTGGTCAGGCAACAACGACAAAGTCTTCAATGTGAGCACAG AGGTTCTGCCAAAGCTGATCTGTTTGATCACCTTCCTCACCTCACTCAGAGTTGGGG ACAATCCCAAGGCCACCAGCCTCACAACAAAAAACCTGGAAATCGGTTCCTATAATTTCACACTAAAGGCACTGACTGCAGTGGGAGAGTGTGGGGCTATATACTACTCTACCACCTTTAATTCACCaa CTGATAACTTGATCAAGGCAATCCTCATTTCCCTGGTCACTGTTTTTAGTCTCCTTTCCCTCATCATGTTCTTTTGCTACAGACACTGGGCATG CATCAAACAAAAGGTGTATCCTCCAATCCCAAATCCTCTGTTGACGGACAAGTGGTGGTCATCACTG agtGAACAAGGTTGTCGTCCTCTTGGGGTGCATCAGTGTCACTACAGTGAAGCGGATATCATGGATGTTCCACAGCTGTATTCTCAATCAGGAGCACCAGTGAATGGTTACGTCAGCCACGAAAACatgccttttgtttttgctcaaaCTCCAAAGGGTTACTACAACCAGCCCCTGAAAAAGTGCACCCCACCACCTCTCATTTTACCTCCTGCAGGGATCCCATCTCAGTCAGGGTTACCATCTACTTCATTCAGAGGCATGTTTCCTAACCCGTCATATAACCTGATGATGCAGAATGGGGATCAGCAGTCCAACCCAGGGCCTGAGCCTCAGGAGCGGACATGTTTAGAGAGAGACTCCAGTGGATACCAGCCACAGAGTCACTCAGAAACCTTCACCCTAAACACAGCGGAAGATGACCCGGACAGTCCTATGTCCTGTGTCTCCACTTACATTTTGTTACCATAA
- the LOC121195830 gene encoding leukemia inhibitory factor receptor-like isoform X2: MIALLLLVSLFCKSTQDGNGQENGFLHCGPQNLNLTSSDQTILVTWEDDPSCSAVHDRLIYELVVLMADKQVHSDEVIVMPDQIGSTHFWNWTSHLALECVSHSVRLSSQYKNYKSPWEREQTLPGKENLKKPEVYPRDKVFKVGSKATFCCVLPAGQTFKRMYLNGYSDTNASTTKISNRTYAWTVHLNQPSTRSCNDVICEALDQHAGKTDGGACATIDYPPGDKDLQCETRDLESVKCHWTVGRKADLLPLKKIHYELLGSPCANGSQGICSQNVKVNVGEKNWTLTAENKVGKVELTDTADLTKRVHMCAPEGLTAPSVNARNISLEWVLPVQQYKNLNIRCQVNVSYGRTNTMSEPFGVGLSFAVLTDLIPNWMYNVTVRCATAQDFWKWSDWSTRFSFHTKGDVPDALDVWMHRKDNQILIFWKKPLDNQSHGHILHYTVTWAKTTETKHKNRTQVASNEHHLELSLDTTEELIVTVTASNLNGSSSPSAITIPRFTPDTTRVNTSRIVGSNGSFRLSWSASPSASCGYIVDWCPISDHWSMEWLKVPPYETSASIFSKNLKDGVRNNLSIYACTQGAPLLLEKREGYVREKRIQDVFKSPDWNQQSSNVEVSWAPISLTEQTAFINGYILYWSGNNDKVFNVSTDNPKATSLTTKNLEIGSYNFTLKALTAVGECGAIYYSTTFNSPTDNLIKAILISLVTVFSLLSLIMFFCYRHWACIKQKVYPPIPNPLLTDKWWSSLSEQGCRPLGVHQCHYSEADIMDVPQLYSQSGAPVNGYVSHENMPFVFAQTPKGYYNQPLKKCTPPPLILPPAGIPSQSGLPSTSFRGMFPNPSYNLMMQNGDQQSNPGPEPQERTCLERDSSGYQPQSHSETFTLNTAEDDPDSPMSCVSTYILLP, encoded by the exons ATGATCGCTTTGTTGTTACTGGTCTCGCTGTTCTGCAAGAGCACACAGGATGGAAACGGACAAGAAAATG GTTTTTTGCATTGTGGACCTCAGAATCTGAATCTTACCAGCTCTGACCAGACGATCCTGGTAACATGGGAGGACGACCCTTCGTGTTCTGCAGTACATGACAGGCTGATCTATGAACTTGTGGTTCTCATGGCAGACAAGCAAGTACATTCT gaTGAAGTTATTGTGATGCCGGATCAGATAGGATCTACTCACTTCTGGAACTGGACGTCCCATTTGGCCCTGGAATGTGTTTCCCACTCAGTCAGGCTCAGTTCCCAATACAAAAACTATAAAAGCCCATGGGAACGAGAGCAGACTCTTCCAG gaaaagaaaacttaaaaaaaccAGAGGTTTATCCACGGGACAAAGTGTTTAAGGTTGGCAGCAAAGCCAccttctgctgtgttctgccaGCAGGGCAAACTTTTAAAAGAATGTACTTGAATGGGTATAGTGACACTAATGCGAGCACTACCAAGATCAGCAATCGGACCTATGCCTGGACTGTCCACCTGAACCAGCCATCAACTCGCAGTTGCAATGATGTTATTTGTGAAGCTCTCGACCAGCACGCCGGTAAGACGGATGGTGGGGCTTGTGCTACTATTGACT ACCCACCTGGTGATAAGGATCTTCAGTGCGAAACCCGGGACCTGGAATCAGTCAAATGTCATTGGACAGTAGGCAGAAAGGCAGACCTGCTCCccctaaaaaaaatacattatgaGCTTCTTGGAAg TCCATGTGCAAATGGATCTCAGGGGATATGCTCACAAAACGTGAAAGTGAATGTTGGCGAGAAAAACTGGACATTAACTGCAGAAAATAAGGTTGGGAAGGTGGAgctcacagacacagcagatCTCACTAAAAGAG TGCACATGTGTGCTCCAGAGGGACTGACAGCTCCATCTGTGAATGCCAGGAATATCAGCTTGGAGTGGGTTTTGCCTGTGCAACAGTACAAAAATCTCAATATAAGATGCCAAGTAAACGTTAGCTATGGTCGAACAAATACCATG AGTGAACCCTTTGGAGTTGGCCTTAGTTTTGCAGTTTTGACCGACTTGATACCAAACTGGATGTACAATGTGACCGTACGATGTGCAACAGCGCAAGATTTCTGGAAATGGAGTGACTGGAGCACGAGATTTAGCTTCCACACAAAGGGAGATG ttccagatgctcttgaTGTGTGGATGCACAGGAAGGATAATCAGATTCTAATCTTTTGGAAA AAGCCACTGGATAACCAAAGCCATGGACACATCCTACATTATACAGTGACCTGGGCAAAgaccacagagacaaaacacaaaaacagaacccAAGTGGCTTCCAACGAGCACCACCTTGAACTAAGCCTGGACACCACTGAAGAGCTTATTGTCACGGTGACAGCTAGCAATCTGAATGGCAGCTCATCCCCATCAGCTATCACCATCCCCCGCTTCACTCCAG acacaacCAGAGTGAACACTTCCCGGATTGTTGGCAGTAATGGCAGCTTCAGATTGTCCTGGTCTGCCAGTCCTTCAGCAAGCTGTGGCTACATAGTGGACTGGTGTCCCATCTCAGATCATTGGAGCATGGAGTGGCTGAAAGTGCCTCCATATGAAACTAGTGCCAGTATATTTTCAA AGAACTTGAAAGATGGAGTGAGAAACAATTTGTCCATATACGCCTGCACTCAGGGTGCTCCACTGCTGCTAGAAAAAAGAGAGGGCTACGTCAGGGAGAAAA GAATCCAGGATGTCTTTAAATCACCGGATTGGAACCAGCAGAGTTCAAATGTTGAGGTATCCTGGGCTCCGATATCTCTAACAGAACAGACTGCTTTCATCAATGGCTACATTCTCTACTGGTCAGGCAACAACGACAAAGTCTTCAATGTGAGCACAG ACAATCCCAAGGCCACCAGCCTCACAACAAAAAACCTGGAAATCGGTTCCTATAATTTCACACTAAAGGCACTGACTGCAGTGGGAGAGTGTGGGGCTATATACTACTCTACCACCTTTAATTCACCaa CTGATAACTTGATCAAGGCAATCCTCATTTCCCTGGTCACTGTTTTTAGTCTCCTTTCCCTCATCATGTTCTTTTGCTACAGACACTGGGCATG CATCAAACAAAAGGTGTATCCTCCAATCCCAAATCCTCTGTTGACGGACAAGTGGTGGTCATCACTG agtGAACAAGGTTGTCGTCCTCTTGGGGTGCATCAGTGTCACTACAGTGAAGCGGATATCATGGATGTTCCACAGCTGTATTCTCAATCAGGAGCACCAGTGAATGGTTACGTCAGCCACGAAAACatgccttttgtttttgctcaaaCTCCAAAGGGTTACTACAACCAGCCCCTGAAAAAGTGCACCCCACCACCTCTCATTTTACCTCCTGCAGGGATCCCATCTCAGTCAGGGTTACCATCTACTTCATTCAGAGGCATGTTTCCTAACCCGTCATATAACCTGATGATGCAGAATGGGGATCAGCAGTCCAACCCAGGGCCTGAGCCTCAGGAGCGGACATGTTTAGAGAGAGACTCCAGTGGATACCAGCCACAGAGTCACTCAGAAACCTTCACCCTAAACACAGCGGAAGATGACCCGGACAGTCCTATGTCCTGTGTCTCCACTTACATTTTGTTACCATAA